Proteins from a genomic interval of Euleptes europaea isolate rEulEur1 chromosome 18, rEulEur1.hap1, whole genome shotgun sequence:
- the DDX42 gene encoding ATP-dependent RNA helicase DDX42 isoform X2 yields the protein MAENPNAGVVPEEEEDNLEYDSDGNPIAPSKKIIDPLPPIDHSEIEYPPFEKNFYDEHEEITSLTPQQVVELRHKLNLRVSGAAPPRPGSSFAHFGFDEQLMHQIRKSEYTQPTPIQCQGVPVALSGRDMIGIAKTGSGKTAAFIWPMLIHIMDQKELEPGDGPIAVIVCPTRELCQQIHAECKRFGKAYNLRSVAVYGGGSMWEQAKALQEGAEIVVCTPGRLIDHVKKKATNLQRVTYLVFDEADRMFDMGFEYQVRSVASHVRPERQTLLFSATFRKKIEKLARDILIDPIRVVQGDIGEANEDITQIVEILSGPNKWNWLTSRLVEFTSSGSVLLFVTKKANAEELANNLRQEGHSLGLLHGDMDQSERNKVISDFKKSTFPVLVATDVAARGLDIPSIKTVINYDVARDIDTHTHRIGRTGRAGEKGVAYTMLTPKDSNFAGDLVRNLEGANQHVSKELLDLAMQNAWFRKSRFKGGKGKKLNIGGGGLGYRERPGLGSDGSDRGSNSVMSNYEAYKPSTGAMGDRLSAMKAAFQSQYKSHFVAASFSNQKSGSSAAGASGWTSAGSLNSVPTNSAQQNLAKSDNPMSAAKGLPGFVSSGTLNSIPPFQAPAVQAFNNVNASNSLREGSGGGREGSSGGRERYSDNRGSGRHGDGQRHGDGSGRHGDSQRHGEGYRHGENRHGDSHRHSESRHSGGGSSSRHGDSRNNGDSRNSGENRNSENRNSENRKDGNSRDNSKTDGFAVPEPPKRKKSRWDS from the exons ATGGCAGAAAACCCCAATGCTGGTGTGGtcccagaagaagaggaggataaCCTGGAGTATGACAGTGATGGAAATCCAATTGCTCCATCCAAAAAAATCATCGACCCTCTTCCTCCAATTGATCATTCAGAG ATTGAATACCCACCATTTGAGAAGAACTTCTACGACGAACATGAAGAAATCACCAGCCTCACTCCACAACAAGTGGTGGAGCTACGCCATAAGCTAAACCTGCGG GTCTCTGGAGCTGCTCCACCGAGGCCAGGAAGCAGTTTTGCTCATTTTGGTTTTGATGAGCAACTCATGCATCAGATCAGGAAATCGGAGTATACACAGCCAACCCCTATCCAGTGCCAA GGTGTTCCAGTAGCACTGAGTGGCAGAGACATGATTGGCATAGCGAAGACTGGCAGCGGGAAAACAGCGGCCTTCATTTGGCCCATGTTGATTCATATCATGGATCAGAAGGAGCTGGAACCGGGGGATGGTCCCATCGCGGTGATTGTGTGTCCAACGAGAGAGCTGTGCCAGCAG ATCCATGCTGAATGCAAACGTTTCGGGAAAGCCTACAATCTGCGCTCCGTGGCAGTATATGGTGGAGGAAGCATGTGGGAGCAAGCAAAGGCTCTGCAAGAAGGAGCAGAAATTGTCGTCTGCACCCCG GGCCGGCTGATTGACCACGTGAAGAAGAAAGCTACCAACCTCCAGAGGGTCACTTACCTTGTGTTTGATGAGGCCGACAGAATGTTTGACATGGGTTTTG AATACCAAGTCCGCTCAGTTGCCAGCCACGTGCGTCCTGAAAGGCAGA CTCTGTTGTTCAGTGCGACTTTTCGGAAGAAGATTGAGAAACTGGCCAGGGACATCCTGATTGATCCTATTCGGGTGGTGCAAGGAGACATCGGAGAG GCAAACGAAGATATCACTCAGATTGTGGAGATCCTCTCTGGCCCCAACAAGTGGAATTGGCTGACCAGCCGCCTTGTAGaattcacctcttcagggagtgTCCTCCTGTTTGTCACCAAGAAGGCAAACGCCGAGGAGCTAGCCAATAACCTCAGGCAAGAGGGGCACAGTTTGGGGCTACTGCACGGCGACATGGACCAGAGCGAAAGGAACAAGGTCATCTCCGATTTCAAGAAGAGCACCTTCCCAGTTCTGGTTGCTACCGATGTGGCAG CTCGTGGTTTGGATATTCCCTCCATTAAGACGGTGATCAACTACGACGTAGCCCGTGACATCGACACCCACACCCACCGCATTGGTCGCACGGGAAGAGCCGGCGAGAAGGGCGTGGCCTACACCATGCTAACACCCAAGGACAGCAACTTTGCTGGAGACCTCGTTCGGAATTTGGAAGGAGCCAACCAGCATGTTTCGAAAGAACTCTTGGACTTAGCCATGCAG AACGCCTGGTTCCGAAAATCCCGTTTCAAAGGAGGGAAGGGCAAGAAGCTCAACATCGGTGGCGGAGGCCTGGGGTACCGCGAACGCCCCGGCCTGGGTTCTGACGGTTCT GATCGTGGGAGTAACAGCGTGATGAGCAATTACGAGGCATACAAACCTTCAACTGGAGCCATGGGAGACAGGCTGTCTGCCATGAAGGCGGCATTTCAG TCCCAATATAAGAGTCACTTTGTTGCCGCCAGCTTTAGCAACCAGAAGTCCGGCAGCTCTGCCGCAGGGGCCAGTGGCTGGACCAGCGCCGGCAGCTTGAACTCTGTGCCGACAAATTCAGCACAGCAGAACTTGGCAAAATCCGACAACCCGATGAGCGCAGCAAAGGGGCTGCCAGGCTTCGTGAGCTCTGGAACCCTAAACAGCATCCCTCCCTTCCAAGCCCCCGCAGTTCAAGCCTTCAACAATGTGAATGCCAGCAACAGCCTCCGGGAAGGGAGCGGCGGTGGCCGGGAAGGGAGCAGTGGAGGCCGGGAACGGTACAGTGACAACCGGGGCAGCGGTCGCCATGGGGACGGCCAGCGCCACGGAGACGGCAGCGGTCGCCACGGCGACAGCCAGCGCCATGGAGAGGGCTATCGCCACGGAGAGAACCGCCACGGGGACAGCCACCGTCACAGCGAAAGCCGACATTCCGGCGGCGGAAGCAGCAGCCGCCACGGGGACAGCCGGAATAACGGGGACAGCCGGAACAGCGGCGAGAACAGAAATAGCGAGAACCGGAACAGCGAGAACAGGAAAGACGGCAACAGCAGGGACAACAGCAAGACAGACGGTTTTGCTGTCCCGGAACCCCCAAAGCGCAAGAAGAGTCGGTGGGACAGCTAA